The genomic region TTAGGACCAGGGCTAGAGCTTGAAGAGACACTAGTTTCCTTCTCCTATCTGATAGGTGAGGAAGCCGAGAGAGAACATAAGTTTTGTCAAGGGCTTAGGAATGGCTTTGGAGTCAGCCTGGACTGGATATAGCTTTGGCCGACTCACTGAAACTCtctaaggctcagtttcctcatttgttagaTGGTGATAATAATACTGATACGTACTTTACAGGACTATTGTTCAAAGGTTAAATGAGGAAATGCatggacagtgcctggcataagcAAGCTCCCCGTAGCTGATGGCTACTATTGTTACCAGAGCTGGGACTGAAACCCACGGGTCTGGACTCTTCCCTTCTCAGCCTCAGGGAGAGTGCCCAGCGCCAGGGCGTGGTTGTATCGGAGCTGGAGTCTGAGGACGCGCCATCCCATCCTCACGTCTTGCGGTTGGAGCTAGCCAAGAGAAACGCGCGGGGCTAAGGGAAACTAAGGGGTTAAGGCGATGGGCTTGAGAAAGCCCAGAAAACTAGAAAAGcgaccccctcacccccacccctggcttAGCCCAGCTAAGTAAGCCCCTCCCCTTCGCCACCGGGGCGGTCGCCGCGCGctccctccctccgcccctcGCTTACAAGACCTAATGAGCTCCCCCGGGAGGCCGAGCAGCGAGCCCGGCCCCAAGCGAGGAAGCTGCGCCGCGCGCACCGCGCCAGGGCGGGAGCCGGGCCTGGGTGGCGGGCGGGAAGCGGCCGGGGGCGCACGGGCGGCGCTGCGGGCCGCCCGGGAGCCGCGGCGATGGCAGTCCAGGCGGCGCTCCTCAGCACGCACCCCTTCGTCCCCTTCGGCTTCGGGGGCTCCCCTGACGGGCTGGGAGGCGCCTTCGGAGCCCTGGACAAGGGTTGCTGTTTCGAGGACGAGGAGACCGGGACACCGGCGGGCGCGCTGCTGGCGGGCGCCGAGGGCGGGGACGTGCGCGAGGCCACCCGCGACCTGCTCAGCTTCATCGACTCGGCGTCCAGCAACATCAAGCTGGCGTTGGACAAGCCCGGCAAGTCGAAGCGGAAGGTGAACCACCGCAAGTACCTGCAGAAGCAGATCAAGCGTTGCAGCGGCCTCATGGGCGCCGCGCCCCCGGGCCCGCCCTCCCCGGGCGCCGCCGACACGCCCGCCAAGCGGCCGCTCGCAGCCGCCAGCGCCCAGACGGTCCCGGTCCAGGCCCACGGCAAGGCGGCCCCCCGGCGGGAGGCGTCGCAGGCCGCGGCGGCCGCCAGCCTGCAAAGCCGGAGCCTGGCCGCGCTCTTCGACTCGCTGCGCCACGTCCCCGGGGGCGCAGATCCTGCCGGGGCTGCGGAGGCGGCGACCGCGGCCGGGCTCGTGGGAGCGGGCGCTGGGGGCTTGGGAGGGGACGCGGCCGGCCCCGCAGGGGGTCCGGCCGTCCCCGGCGCCAGGAAGGTCCCGCTGCGGGCTCGCAACCTGCCCCCGTCCTTCTTCACCGAGCCGTcccgggcgggcggcggcgggtGCGGCCCGTCGGGGCCCGGCGTGAGCTTGGGCGACCTGGAGAAGGGTGCCGAGGCCGCGGAGTTCTTCGAGCTGCTGGGGCCCGACTACGGCGCCGGCACCGAGGCGGGCGTCTTGCTCGCCGCGGAACCTCTCGATGTGTTCCTCACCGGAGCCGCCGTCCTAAGGGGACCCCCGGATTTGGAGCCCGGCCTCTTTGAGCCGCCACCCGCGATGGGGGGGAGCCTACTGTACCCCGAGCCCTGGAGCGCCCCGGGCGGCCCCACGACCAAGAAGTCACCCCTGGCTGCCCCCCGTGGTGGCTTGACCTTGAACGAGCCCTTGCGCCCCCTGTACCCAGCCGCCGCGGACTCTCCGGGCGGGGACGACGGGCCCGGCCTTTTGGCCTCTTTCACCCCCTTCTTCTCAGACTGCGCTCTGCCcccgccacccccgcccccgcaggTGTCCTACGACTACAGCGCGGGCTACAGCCGCACGGCGTACGCCAGCCTTTGGAGACCGGACGGGAtttgggaaggggcgcccggaGAGGAGGGGGCGCACCGGGACTGACTGCGCGGTACCCTTCTCCCCCAGTGGAGACTGCTGTGGAGGCGGCCGCCTCTGGGTCTCTCCCAAGCCTAGAGAACGATGGGCAAATGCACGTGGAGTTGAAAcgggattttaaaaattcagttaataAAAGAAACTTAAGAAAAAGAGCTGAAGAGAAGTTGGGGGTTGTTTTAATCACAGCCtcgtgtttaaaaaaaaaaaaaaaaagccgttgGAAGGTTCTTACCGGATCAGACAAGCCAAGAAATCAAGACGGGA from Eubalaena glacialis isolate mEubGla1 chromosome 10, mEubGla1.1.hap2.+ XY, whole genome shotgun sequence harbors:
- the FAM181B gene encoding protein FAM181B; the protein is MAVQAALLSTHPFVPFGFGGSPDGLGGAFGALDKGCCFEDEETGTPAGALLAGAEGGDVREATRDLLSFIDSASSNIKLALDKPGKSKRKVNHRKYLQKQIKRCSGLMGAAPPGPPSPGAADTPAKRPLAAASAQTVPVQAHGKAAPRREASQAAAAASLQSRSLAALFDSLRHVPGGADPAGAAEAATAAGLVGAGAGGLGGDAAGPAGGPAVPGARKVPLRARNLPPSFFTEPSRAGGGGCGPSGPGVSLGDLEKGAEAAEFFELLGPDYGAGTEAGVLLAAEPLDVFLTGAAVLRGPPDLEPGLFEPPPAMGGSLLYPEPWSAPGGPTTKKSPLAAPRGGLTLNEPLRPLYPAAADSPGGDDGPGLLASFTPFFSDCALPPPPPPPQVSYDYSAGYSRTAYASLWRPDGIWEGAPGEEGAHRD